The following proteins are co-located in the Rheinheimera salexigens genome:
- a CDS encoding DUF2726 domain-containing protein, whose amino-acid sequence MEFVLLLILLLVIVVALVANRFVSNGNPFPVQKRNSIFSPVERAFMQLLEQAVSSEYKVLNRVKLADIIEIKKGVGDKTHNSTLRKLNAKYLDFVLCDPNDMRVIAVLDLVNNTNKEGHKAIPDWFVNGALDAAAVPYLRMKIKAGYTASEIQTVIANRLGKPVTKPEPTFKGLVKKGPTRPVRSLKPASNGNKLPIPVLSHSQIKAQQTALIQAS is encoded by the coding sequence ATGGAATTTGTTTTATTATTGATCCTACTATTAGTCATAGTAGTGGCATTGGTCGCAAATCGCTTTGTTTCTAATGGTAATCCGTTTCCGGTGCAAAAGCGAAATAGCATTTTCAGCCCGGTAGAACGAGCTTTTATGCAATTATTAGAGCAAGCGGTGAGTAGTGAGTACAAAGTACTTAATAGAGTAAAACTAGCTGATATTATTGAAATAAAAAAAGGTGTCGGCGATAAAACTCACAATAGTACCTTACGCAAACTAAATGCAAAATATTTAGACTTTGTGCTTTGTGACCCTAATGATATGCGGGTTATTGCTGTTTTAGACTTAGTAAACAATACTAATAAAGAAGGCCATAAAGCGATACCAGACTGGTTTGTTAATGGTGCTTTAGATGCCGCAGCAGTACCCTATTTACGCATGAAAATAAAAGCAGGCTATACTGCTAGTGAAATTCAAACTGTGATTGCCAATCGATTAGGAAAACCAGTGACTAAACCAGAACCGACGTTTAAAGGTTTAGTTAAAAAAGGACCAACCAGACCGGTTCGCTCATTAAAACCAGCGAGCAATGGCAATAAATTGCCGATACCGGTTTTATCGCATTCACAAATTAAAGCGCAACAAACCGCGCTGATACAGGCTTCTTAA
- the aceB gene encoding malate synthase A, with protein sequence MTTTSRAELSIIAPLTNDYQQILTESACALLVELTREFRPRLKQLLAERQIVQQRYDAGELPDFLAETANIRQTDWQVAAIPEDLRDRRVEITGPVDRKMIINALNADVKVFMADFEDSQAPSWQGLMQGQINLRDANLGTISYTDENSGKHYALNPDPALLVARVRGMHLWEKHLVVDGEPVPGSIVDFALYFLHNYQTRTANGSGVYYYVPKLQTHQEAKWWDDLFRYTEQKFNQDIGCIRTTVLIETLPAVFEMDEILYMLKDHIVALNCGRWDYIFSYIKTLKNHADRVLPDRQVVTMQQPFLNAYSRLLVRTCHKRGALAMGGMAALIPSKDQAENTKILAKVRADKELEAKNGHDGTWIAHPGLAATVNTVLDQYLTATKVNQLDVTREQDAPITAAELLEPCPGERTEEGMRTNIRVALQYIAAWISGKGCVPIYGLMEDAATAEISRTSIWQWIQHKKQLSNGQLITNQLFSTMLEQESKVVRQEVGEALWAEQSFTQAQQLLLDITTCDQLVDFLTLPAYELLSQSNG encoded by the coding sequence ATGACGACCACTAGCCGTGCTGAATTAAGCATTATTGCCCCTTTAACTAACGATTATCAGCAAATTTTAACTGAATCGGCTTGTGCCTTATTAGTTGAATTAACCCGAGAATTTCGGCCGCGTTTAAAGCAGCTACTTGCTGAGCGACAAATCGTACAGCAACGTTATGATGCCGGAGAACTGCCGGATTTCTTAGCCGAAACAGCCAATATTCGTCAAACTGACTGGCAAGTGGCTGCGATTCCTGAGGATTTACGCGATCGTCGAGTAGAAATTACCGGTCCGGTCGATCGGAAAATGATTATTAATGCCCTAAATGCTGACGTTAAAGTGTTTATGGCAGATTTTGAAGACTCGCAAGCCCCCAGCTGGCAAGGGCTTATGCAAGGTCAGATTAATTTACGTGATGCTAATCTTGGCACTATTAGTTATACCGATGAAAATTCAGGTAAGCATTATGCGTTAAACCCCGATCCGGCATTATTAGTTGCCCGTGTTCGTGGTATGCATTTATGGGAAAAACATTTAGTTGTTGATGGCGAGCCCGTCCCTGGCTCTATTGTCGATTTTGCCCTGTATTTTTTGCATAACTATCAAACCCGTACCGCTAATGGCAGCGGTGTTTATTACTACGTACCAAAATTACAGACCCATCAAGAAGCAAAATGGTGGGATGATTTATTTCGTTACACTGAGCAGAAGTTTAACCAAGACATTGGTTGCATCCGCACTACAGTATTGATAGAAACGTTACCGGCTGTGTTCGAAATGGACGAAATCTTATATATGCTAAAAGATCATATAGTGGCACTGAACTGTGGCCGCTGGGATTATATTTTTAGCTATATAAAAACGCTGAAAAACCATGCTGATAGAGTATTGCCGGATCGGCAAGTGGTGACCATGCAACAACCGTTTTTAAATGCTTACTCTCGGTTATTAGTGAGGACCTGCCATAAACGTGGTGCCTTAGCGATGGGCGGTATGGCGGCATTAATTCCGTCTAAAGACCAAGCAGAAAACACTAAAATTTTAGCTAAGGTGCGTGCTGATAAAGAATTAGAAGCGAAAAATGGTCATGATGGTACTTGGATAGCCCACCCAGGACTTGCGGCAACAGTAAACACCGTGCTTGATCAGTATTTAACTGCTACTAAAGTTAACCAGCTTGATGTTACACGAGAGCAAGATGCGCCGATTACTGCGGCAGAGCTTCTTGAGCCGTGCCCAGGTGAACGGACAGAAGAAGGTATGCGAACCAATATTCGGGTGGCATTACAATATATTGCAGCTTGGATCAGTGGCAAAGGCTGCGTACCTATTTACGGTTTAATGGAAGATGCCGCCACCGCAGAAATTTCTCGAACCTCTATTTGGCAATGGATCCAGCATAAAAAGCAGTTAAGTAATGGTCAGTTAATTACTAACCAATTGTTTAGCACTATGCTAGAGCAAGAATCAAAAGTGGTACGGCAAGAAGTGGGTGAAGCACTTTGGGCTGAGCAAAGCTTTACTCAAGCGCAGCAGTTATTACTGGATATTACCACTTGTGATCAACTGGTAGACTTTTTAACCTTACCGGCCTACGAGTTACTGAGTCAAAGCAACGGATAG
- a CDS encoding LysR family transcriptional regulator translates to MNIKKMDLNLLVYLDVLLREKNVTRAAGQLNITQPAMSNGLKRLRDLLNDPILVRTSDGMVPTERARELAPIVRGVLLTLEETLQPNKDFEPEQSQRVFRIMASDYAASTLIPALLKKMRELAPHTSLDIMTPSDVNFHDVENGKVDMAINRFDQLPQSFHQKTVWRDSFSCLISASNPVLERFNLDSYLKAQHIWVSKTGFGVGVGMDPKDVQKLGWVDEALTHIGKQRKISVFTRNYHVAMHLSVGMDLIATLPTRAARLYENDTSMAIMDPPFAIPAIELKMIWSPLLHQDASHIWFRRLITEVADELNKT, encoded by the coding sequence ATGAATATTAAAAAAATGGATCTAAACTTATTAGTCTATTTAGATGTGTTGTTACGAGAGAAAAATGTCACCCGTGCTGCTGGCCAACTTAATATTACTCAACCGGCCATGAGTAATGGTTTAAAACGGCTGCGCGATTTATTAAATGATCCTATTTTAGTTCGCACTTCTGATGGCATGGTACCGACTGAGCGTGCCCGTGAGTTAGCACCTATCGTACGTGGTGTGTTATTAACCCTAGAAGAAACCCTACAACCTAATAAAGACTTTGAGCCCGAGCAAAGCCAGCGGGTATTTAGGATTATGGCCAGTGATTATGCAGCCTCTACCCTAATACCGGCGTTATTAAAAAAAATGCGCGAACTGGCCCCTCACACTAGCCTCGATATTATGACTCCGTCTGATGTTAATTTTCATGACGTAGAAAACGGTAAAGTGGATATGGCGATTAACCGTTTTGATCAACTGCCGCAATCTTTTCATCAAAAGACGGTGTGGCGCGACAGCTTTTCTTGTTTAATAAGTGCTAGTAACCCGGTGTTAGAGCGGTTTAATCTTGATAGCTATTTAAAAGCCCAGCATATTTGGGTTAGTAAAACCGGTTTTGGTGTTGGCGTAGGCATGGATCCTAAAGATGTGCAAAAGTTAGGCTGGGTAGATGAAGCGTTAACCCATATCGGCAAGCAGCGTAAAATATCGGTATTTACCCGTAATTATCATGTTGCTATGCATCTCTCGGTCGGTATGGATTTAATTGCCACGTTGCCAACTCGTGCTGCACGCTTATATGAAAATGATACTAGTATGGCAATTATGGACCCGCCTTTTGCTATTCCAGCTATCGAGCTAAAAATGATTTGGAGTCCATTATTGCACCAAGACGCTAGCCATATTTGGTTTAGACGTTTGATTACTGAAGTAGCTGACGAACTAAACAAGACTTAA
- a CDS encoding AI-2E family transporter, with the protein MAEFKTEPRHWLLIIALLLALYASYLLIAPYVGALVLAFVLSLLCISLHKRLEAKLPGKPNLAAALSCTALVVVIVLPAGLVFFAIVQQAAQFTKQSYQWLSKGGAEKLLQHPSIINGKEKIEHYLPIDSVNTQDIIQRLTEFASSFGKVLLDMGTKLVGDITGVLFGLFLMLFVLFFLLRDYDKVVDALHWLIPLTRSQENALLTEAKNVGRSAVMGSFLTGIAQGVAGGIAMSIVGMPGLFWGTMMAFASFIPLVGTALIWIPAALYLGLTGEWGWAAFLAGWGVIVVGSIDNFLRPILMQGSSNMNTLLIFLSLIGGIQLFGLIGVIYGPIIFALTAVLLKLYAIEFKGFLEQQDKS; encoded by the coding sequence ATGGCAGAATTTAAAACAGAACCCAGACACTGGCTATTAATTATAGCCCTGCTATTGGCACTTTATGCCAGTTATTTACTCATAGCACCTTATGTAGGTGCCTTAGTATTAGCTTTTGTGTTGTCATTATTATGTATTTCATTACATAAGCGACTTGAAGCCAAGTTACCCGGTAAACCTAATTTGGCGGCGGCGTTATCATGTACGGCCTTAGTAGTTGTTATTGTATTACCTGCTGGGCTGGTATTTTTTGCTATTGTGCAGCAAGCGGCGCAATTTACTAAACAAAGCTATCAGTGGTTAAGTAAAGGCGGCGCTGAAAAGCTATTACAACACCCATCTATTATCAATGGCAAAGAAAAGATAGAGCATTACTTACCCATCGATAGCGTAAATACCCAAGATATCATTCAGCGTTTAACGGAGTTTGCTTCTAGTTTTGGTAAAGTTTTATTGGATATGGGCACTAAATTAGTCGGCGATATTACCGGAGTATTATTTGGCCTGTTTCTGATGTTATTTGTGTTGTTTTTTTTACTTCGCGATTACGACAAAGTGGTGGATGCTTTACATTGGTTAATCCCGTTAACGCGTAGCCAAGAAAACGCGCTATTAACTGAGGCAAAAAACGTTGGCCGTTCTGCAGTAATGGGCTCGTTTTTAACCGGCATAGCACAAGGTGTTGCAGGTGGTATTGCCATGTCTATTGTTGGCATGCCAGGCTTATTTTGGGGCACAATGATGGCCTTTGCGTCATTTATTCCGCTAGTAGGCACGGCATTAATTTGGATACCTGCTGCATTGTATTTAGGCTTAACCGGAGAATGGGGTTGGGCAGCCTTTTTAGCGGGTTGGGGTGTTATTGTTGTCGGCTCTATTGATAATTTTTTACGACCTATATTGATGCAAGGCAGTTCTAATATGAATACCTTGCTGATTTTTCTGTCATTAATCGGCGGTATTCAATTGTTTGGTTTAATAGGCGTAATTTATGGGCCTATTATTTTTGCCTTAACCGCAGTGTTATTAAAACTGTATGCAATAGAGTTTAAAGGTTTTTTAGAGCAGCAAGATAAAAGCTAG
- a CDS encoding isocitrate lyase, with protein MSAYQDAIQKLTQLRQQNGAAWAAINPESAARMQTQNRFHTGLDIARYTADIMRADMAAYDADTSAYTQSLGCWHGFIGQQKLISIKKHFGSTKKKYLYLSGWMIAALRSDFGPLPDQSMHEKTAVPALIEELYTFLKQADARELGGLFRELDDARDANNEQQAAAVQQKIDNFETHVVPIIADIDAGFGNEEATYLLAKKMIEAGACAIQIENQVSDEKQCGHQDGKVTVPHADFLAKINAVRYAFLELGVDNGIIVARTDSLGAGLTKQIAVTNEPGDLGDLYNSFLDGDVIKGADDIANGDVVVKANGKLLKPKRLASGLFQFKAGTGVDRVVLDCITSLQHGADLLWIETEKPHVGQIAEMVNRIREVVPNAKLVYNNSPSFNWTLNFRQQVFDTWQEAGKDVSAYARAKLMSEEYDATALAKEADDWIRTFQADAARDAGIFHHLITLPTYHTAALSTDNLAKEYFGDAGMLGYVEGVQRKEIRQNIACVKHQNMSGSDVGDDHKEYFSGDAALKAGGKDNTMNQF; from the coding sequence ATGTCAGCATACCAAGATGCGATACAAAAATTAACCCAATTACGTCAGCAAAACGGCGCCGCTTGGGCTGCAATTAATCCTGAGTCTGCCGCTAGAATGCAGACCCAAAACCGTTTTCATACCGGTTTAGATATTGCCCGTTACACAGCAGATATTATGCGTGCAGATATGGCAGCTTACGATGCAGATACCAGTGCTTACACCCAATCATTAGGTTGTTGGCATGGTTTTATTGGTCAGCAAAAATTAATTTCTATTAAAAAGCACTTCGGTAGCACTAAAAAGAAATACTTATACTTATCTGGCTGGATGATTGCCGCTTTACGTTCAGACTTTGGTCCCTTACCTGATCAGTCCATGCATGAAAAAACCGCAGTGCCAGCACTAATTGAAGAGCTATACACTTTTTTAAAGCAAGCGGATGCTCGTGAACTAGGGGGCTTATTCCGCGAACTAGACGATGCGCGTGATGCAAACAATGAGCAGCAAGCTGCCGCAGTACAGCAAAAAATCGATAACTTTGAAACCCATGTTGTGCCAATTATTGCAGATATTGATGCCGGTTTTGGTAATGAAGAAGCCACCTATTTATTAGCTAAAAAGATGATTGAAGCAGGTGCTTGTGCTATCCAGATTGAAAACCAAGTGTCTGATGAAAAACAGTGTGGCCACCAAGACGGTAAAGTAACGGTTCCGCATGCTGATTTCTTAGCAAAAATTAATGCCGTGCGATATGCCTTTTTAGAACTAGGTGTGGATAACGGTATCATCGTTGCCCGTACCGATTCATTAGGCGCAGGGTTAACCAAACAAATTGCCGTTACTAACGAGCCAGGTGATTTAGGTGACTTATATAACAGCTTTTTAGACGGTGACGTGATTAAAGGTGCCGACGATATTGCCAATGGTGATGTTGTGGTTAAAGCCAATGGCAAATTATTAAAACCAAAGCGCTTAGCCAGTGGTTTGTTCCAGTTTAAAGCGGGTACCGGTGTTGATCGCGTAGTACTAGATTGTATTACTTCGTTACAGCACGGTGCGGACTTATTATGGATAGAAACTGAAAAGCCCCATGTTGGCCAAATTGCTGAAATGGTTAACCGTATTCGTGAAGTAGTACCGAATGCCAAACTGGTTTACAACAACAGCCCATCGTTTAACTGGACTTTAAACTTCCGTCAGCAAGTATTCGACACCTGGCAGGAAGCCGGTAAAGATGTGTCAGCTTACGCCCGAGCTAAGTTAATGAGTGAAGAGTATGACGCTACAGCGTTAGCCAAAGAAGCCGATGATTGGATCCGTACTTTCCAAGCAGATGCGGCACGTGATGCCGGTATTTTCCATCACTTAATCACATTGCCAACGTACCATACTGCAGCCTTGTCGACCGATAACTTGGCTAAAGAGTACTTTGGTGATGCCGGTATGCTGGGCTATGTAGAAGGCGTACAACGTAAAGAGATCCGGCAAAATATTGCCTGTGTAAAACACCAGAATATGTCGGGTTCAGATGTTGGTGATGATCATAAAGAATACTTCTCGGGTGATGCCGCGCTTAAAGCCGGTGGTAAAGATAACACTATGAATCAGTTTTAA